The following proteins are co-located in the Candidatus Nitrotoga sp. AM1P genome:
- a CDS encoding molybdopterin-dependent oxidoreductase: MMEIKNNIGRRSFLKLSATAGLAVMANNAFAASPFLKPYVVDNPLKSYPNRDWEKVYRDMFHVDSEFIFLCAPNDTHNCLLKAHVKNDVVIRISPSYGYGDAEDMDGNRSSHRWEPRICNKGMVMNRKAYSDRRPKGAMVRTGFKAWAEAGYPRTGANGFPDQKYLQRGKEPFIKLPWTEAYALAAGALENIARTYSGDKGAALLTRQGYDPEMIASMHGCGCKTMKFRAGMAALGVLRIYSLKRFSQGLALLDAYVRNIGPDEASGAKVLDSYSWHTDLAPGCPMVTGHQMLDYEFMVYEHAKLIVFWGNNFVCTKMPDLHWVSESRLKGCHIVDISIDYHATANKADDVIIIRPGTDPALGLGVCHLLIKNNQYDENYLRANTDMPLLIRTDNWKNLKASDIFPDYKLAELTHHLKVMKPGENPTQPVAFQSTAFVSEEVRKFWGDNVVWDRKTNKAVPLTRDECGARYAAKGVDSALTGDYEVTLVDGKKIKVTTVFQLHKEYLEEYTAENTSIMTGAPMEAIVDLANLFHKHRGQGIISTGAGTNHYFNSTLKDRGFMLLSALSDNVGHIGGCTFGNYVGNYRQSVFGGFGQYLLEDPFNPELDGRKMVTKLAHYTDDESAHYYNYGDRPLRNGTRLLTDPGHMPAPTKVLWQANSNSSLGNAKGHYDMVVNTLPRWEAIFYSDWNWTASCEYSDIVWGVDSWLENKHTDMACSCSNPFLTVSPITPLRRFQDTVGDAEVPAGIFRAFTALTGDQRFADYFKFVGTNPAGNPADRDSEVYGQRVLNAGSATRGMVFAEIREKAKRGVPTIFMARTYPRISGWEQTAEGGGLPWYTKSGRLEFYMDDPRLIDGGENLTVYRTPIDSSHYEPNVIVGNSRAFALMETPEMRGLERMGNSLKIAENRQGRNVILTTKELMATTHPLRPHGYEFCFNSPKYRHGAHTTPIDTDLMTLWWGPFGDIYRHDKRQPSVGEGFVDVNPLDAKRFGIDEGDYIWVDADPGDRPYKGWKEGTPEYALARFMVRCRYFPGMSQGSMRMYYNAYAATYGSMEGARTRADGLAKSPRTNYQAMFRSGNHQSCTRAWINPTNTTDTVANKKVFGQEIIIGMQNDVHCANGSPKESYVKIELAEKGGVNGGVWHIAAKGYRPTYESLQMRTYLQGGFISR, from the coding sequence ATGATGGAAATCAAGAACAACATAGGCAGGCGCAGCTTTCTGAAGCTGTCTGCCACCGCCGGACTCGCTGTAATGGCCAATAACGCCTTTGCAGCTTCACCGTTTCTGAAGCCGTATGTCGTTGACAACCCTCTGAAGTCCTACCCGAATAGAGACTGGGAGAAGGTTTACCGGGACATGTTCCATGTTGACAGCGAATTTATATTTCTGTGTGCGCCGAATGACACGCACAACTGCCTGCTCAAGGCCCACGTAAAGAATGACGTCGTCATCCGCATCTCGCCGTCGTACGGCTACGGAGATGCCGAAGATATGGATGGAAACCGTTCCAGTCACCGGTGGGAGCCGCGGATCTGTAACAAGGGCATGGTCATGAACAGAAAGGCCTATTCTGACAGGCGGCCCAAGGGCGCGATGGTCAGAACCGGCTTCAAGGCTTGGGCAGAAGCGGGCTATCCGCGGACGGGCGCAAACGGCTTCCCCGATCAAAAGTATCTGCAACGCGGCAAAGAGCCCTTCATCAAGCTGCCCTGGACCGAGGCGTACGCGTTGGCCGCTGGCGCATTGGAGAACATCGCGCGGACCTATTCCGGCGACAAAGGCGCTGCATTGCTGACGCGTCAAGGCTATGACCCGGAGATGATTGCGTCGATGCACGGCTGCGGCTGTAAGACCATGAAATTCCGTGCGGGGATGGCCGCCCTGGGCGTGTTACGAATCTATTCGCTGAAGCGGTTTTCGCAAGGATTGGCACTGCTGGACGCCTATGTCAGAAATATTGGGCCGGACGAAGCGAGCGGCGCCAAAGTATTGGACAGCTACTCCTGGCATACCGATCTGGCGCCCGGATGTCCTATGGTGACTGGCCATCAGATGTTGGATTACGAGTTCATGGTTTATGAGCACGCCAAGCTGATTGTATTCTGGGGAAACAACTTCGTCTGTACCAAGATGCCTGACCTTCATTGGGTCAGCGAGTCACGGCTCAAGGGCTGCCATATCGTCGACATCTCCATCGACTACCACGCGACCGCGAACAAGGCGGATGACGTCATTATTATTCGGCCCGGTACGGATCCGGCGCTGGGTCTGGGTGTGTGCCATCTGCTCATCAAGAATAATCAGTACGACGAGAATTATCTGAGAGCCAATACGGACATGCCGCTGTTGATCAGAACGGATAACTGGAAAAACCTGAAGGCCTCGGACATTTTTCCGGACTACAAGCTGGCCGAACTGACGCACCATCTCAAGGTGATGAAGCCGGGTGAAAATCCGACGCAACCGGTGGCTTTCCAATCCACGGCCTTTGTTTCAGAAGAAGTCCGCAAGTTCTGGGGCGACAATGTAGTATGGGATAGAAAGACCAACAAAGCCGTGCCGCTGACGCGGGATGAATGCGGCGCGCGCTATGCGGCGAAGGGCGTTGACTCCGCGTTGACCGGCGATTATGAAGTGACCCTGGTCGACGGCAAGAAGATCAAGGTGACGACTGTGTTCCAGTTGCACAAAGAATACCTGGAGGAATACACGGCCGAGAACACCTCGATCATGACCGGCGCTCCGATGGAAGCCATTGTTGACCTGGCCAACCTGTTCCACAAGCACAGAGGGCAAGGCATCATCAGTACGGGTGCGGGTACCAATCACTACTTCAATTCGACCCTGAAGGATCGTGGCTTCATGCTGTTATCGGCCCTGAGCGATAACGTTGGCCATATTGGCGGATGTACGTTTGGTAACTACGTGGGTAACTACAGACAGTCCGTCTTTGGCGGGTTTGGTCAGTACCTTCTGGAAGATCCGTTCAATCCTGAGCTGGATGGCCGTAAGATGGTCACCAAATTGGCGCACTATACCGATGACGAATCGGCCCACTACTACAACTATGGCGATCGGCCTTTACGGAACGGAACCCGGTTGCTGACGGATCCCGGCCATATGCCGGCACCGACCAAGGTGTTGTGGCAAGCGAACTCCAACTCCTCACTGGGCAATGCCAAAGGTCACTACGACATGGTCGTCAATACCCTGCCGAGATGGGAAGCGATCTTCTACAGTGACTGGAACTGGACGGCATCGTGCGAATATTCCGACATCGTCTGGGGTGTGGACTCCTGGTTGGAAAACAAGCATACCGACATGGCCTGCTCCTGCTCCAACCCGTTCCTGACCGTTTCCCCGATCACCCCGTTGAGACGGTTCCAGGATACCGTAGGCGATGCTGAAGTGCCTGCTGGCATCTTCAGAGCCTTTACCGCGCTGACCGGTGATCAACGGTTTGCCGACTACTTCAAGTTTGTGGGCACCAACCCGGCCGGCAATCCGGCAGACCGGGATTCCGAAGTTTATGGCCAACGGGTTCTCAACGCCGGCTCTGCCACCCGCGGGATGGTTTTTGCTGAAATCCGCGAAAAAGCCAAGCGCGGCGTTCCGACCATCTTCATGGCCAGAACCTATCCGAGAATCAGCGGCTGGGAACAAACGGCTGAAGGCGGCGGCTTGCCCTGGTACACCAAGAGCGGTCGGTTGGAATTCTACATGGATGACCCGCGGTTGATTGATGGCGGCGAGAATCTTACCGTGTATCGTACCCCGATTGATTCAAGCCACTACGAGCCGAACGTCATCGTCGGTAACAGCCGTGCGTTTGCATTGATGGAAACCCCTGAAATGCGCGGTCTGGAAAGAATGGGCAACAGCCTCAAGATTGCCGAGAACCGGCAAGGTCGAAATGTCATCCTGACGACCAAAGAGCTGATGGCGACCACCCATCCGCTGCGGCCGCACGGGTATGAGTTCTGCTTCAATTCACCGAAGTACCGGCACGGCGCGCACACCACTCCGATTGATACGGACTTGATGACCCTGTGGTGGGGACCGTTTGGCGACATCTACCGTCATGACAAGCGTCAACCGTCCGTGGGTGAAGGATTCGTGGACGTCAACCCGCTCGACGCCAAGCGCTTTGGTATCGATGAAGGCGACTACATCTGGGTGGATGCGGATCCTGGCGACCGTCCTTACAAAGGCTGGAAAGAAGGCACCCCGGAGTATGCGCTGGCCCGGTTCATGGTCAGATGCAGATACTTCCCCGGTATGTCGCAAGGTTCCATGCGGATGTACTACAACGCCTATGCTGCCACGTATGGCAGTATGGAAGGTGCGCGGACCCGGGCGGATGGATTGGCGAAGAGCCCGCGGACCAACTATCAGGCCATGTTCCGCTCCGGAAACCACCAAAGCTGCACCCGCGCGTGGATTAACCCGACTAACACGACGGACACCGTGGCCAACAAGAAGGTCTTCGGGCAGGAAATCATTATCGGGATGCAGAATGACGTCCACTGCGCCAATGGTTCTCCCAAGGAATCGTATGTGAAGATCGAGCTGGCTGAAAAGGGCGGTGTCAACGGCGGTGTTTGGCATATTGCCGCTAAAGGCTACCGGCCGACCTACGAGAGCCTTCAGATGAGGACCTATCTCCAGGGCGGGTTTATCAGCCGCTAA
- a CDS encoding transposase produces the protein MVPIVFHAEITRFDKTLTRLFEWKHVAGHKSIVRLFAKFDMARNENVQAQIYRWIFDHIRFDRITLDMDSTVITRYGTPEGGAKGYNAAKPGRLSHHPLLAFVAECRMVTNFWLRPSNSSSANNTLQFLESTLPHLESKIVGLLRADSGFYDDAILTFLQGRHIDYIISAKLTHGLQRAIAERVTWWSVERGLEIGELNQAQGWSAPRRIIVVRQYAVMSLFRQAVLRGSVQHTLATLHHKVFAVGAFWHKNSDKRQLNLAVSRQRRAWFEGLWTNAGNAWHDDNTVPQNL, from the coding sequence GTGGTGCCAATCGTTTTCCATGCTGAAATCACCCGTTTCGACAAGACCCTAACGCGTCTGTTTGAGTGGAAACATGTAGCGGGCCACAAGTCCATTGTGCGATTGTTCGCCAAATTTGACATGGCACGTAACGAGAACGTGCAAGCCCAAATTTATCGTTGGATATTTGACCACATCCGATTCGATCGAATTACGCTGGATATGGATTCCACCGTGATAACGCGCTATGGCACTCCAGAAGGCGGCGCCAAGGGTTACAACGCTGCCAAACCGGGGCGGTTATCGCACCACCCACTGCTCGCATTTGTAGCCGAATGCCGCATGGTGACTAACTTCTGGTTACGTCCAAGTAACAGCAGTAGCGCCAACAATACGCTGCAATTTTTGGAATCAACTCTCCCCCACCTGGAAAGCAAGATCGTTGGACTATTACGTGCTGACAGCGGGTTTTACGATGATGCCATTCTCACCTTCCTGCAAGGTCGCCACATCGACTACATTATAAGCGCCAAGCTCACGCATGGACTACAACGTGCCATTGCCGAGCGGGTCACTTGGTGGAGCGTTGAGCGTGGACTGGAGATCGGTGAACTGAATCAGGCTCAAGGCTGGAGTGCGCCGCGCCGTATCATAGTGGTGCGACAATACGCTGTGATGAGTTTGTTTCGGCAAGCTGTGTTACGAGGCTCGGTACAACATACCCTTGCCACCTTGCATCACAAGGTATTTGCAGTAGGGGCGTTCTGGCACAAAAACTCAGACAAGCGACAACTAAACTTGGCGGTGAGTCGACAACGAAGAGCTTGGTTTGAGGGACTCTGGAC
- a CDS encoding ethylbenzene dehydrogenase-related protein translates to MMKKLLIAASLLMIPVATPAFGSAAAHGPAQDLAIPIIAVDNPGQYGGHAFHGSFKRLPPVRLDGGETYNEGVIKSKAVKGEIPMDPLNRTWHQEDPVRETSYNQYNQSWEQAPATIWSDASATEVPMGPQNIVMPGLVVASVPLVKIKSIHNDKDIAFLLTWYDATKSETEVMEDKFSDAIAIMFPVNAGSEPSFMMGDEENPVHIVYWKAAWERDIEFGYQDVRDAYPNYNYDMYPEVIPAIGQTIDTPIRRYNEGQRQYLAAFKLRNLSRVDPERLTPVEELNAVGYGTLTRQAQNNATANGVRRFGYWSVVIKRPLNSGDAQDAVLKPGSKTMMAIAAWDGKNHNNGAGGNRGPRKNYSNGGWIPLEIE, encoded by the coding sequence ATGATGAAAAAACTATTAATAGCTGCGTCACTCTTGATGATTCCGGTTGCGACTCCCGCCTTTGGGAGTGCTGCTGCGCACGGGCCGGCACAAGATTTGGCGATTCCAATTATTGCGGTTGATAACCCTGGCCAGTATGGGGGTCACGCGTTCCATGGTTCCTTCAAAAGGCTCCCACCCGTCCGTCTGGATGGGGGGGAAACGTATAACGAGGGCGTCATCAAGTCCAAGGCAGTCAAGGGAGAAATCCCGATGGACCCGCTGAACCGGACCTGGCATCAGGAAGATCCAGTCAGGGAAACGTCTTATAATCAGTACAATCAAAGCTGGGAGCAAGCCCCGGCCACGATCTGGAGTGATGCTTCGGCCACTGAAGTTCCCATGGGGCCGCAGAACATCGTGATGCCGGGTTTAGTCGTGGCGTCCGTGCCCTTGGTGAAGATCAAGTCTATCCATAATGACAAGGATATTGCCTTCTTGTTGACGTGGTATGACGCAACCAAGTCTGAAACGGAAGTCATGGAAGACAAGTTCTCTGATGCGATCGCCATTATGTTCCCGGTGAATGCAGGATCGGAGCCCTCCTTCATGATGGGTGACGAAGAGAATCCGGTTCACATTGTTTACTGGAAGGCCGCCTGGGAAAGGGATATCGAGTTTGGATATCAAGACGTCAGGGATGCTTACCCCAATTACAACTATGATATGTATCCGGAAGTGATCCCGGCAATTGGTCAAACAATTGACACCCCTATCAGACGTTATAATGAAGGTCAGCGGCAATATCTGGCGGCCTTCAAGCTCAGAAACCTCAGCAGAGTTGACCCTGAGCGGTTAACACCGGTGGAAGAGCTCAATGCGGTTGGCTACGGAACACTGACCCGGCAGGCTCAGAATAATGCAACCGCCAATGGCGTCAGACGGTTTGGCTACTGGTCGGTTGTCATCAAACGTCCGTTAAACTCCGGTGATGCTCAGGATGCCGTGCTGAAGCCTGGCTCCAAAACCATGATGGCGATTGCTGCCTGGGATGGCAAAAATCACAATAATGGCGCTGGCGGCAACAGGGGACCACGCAAGAACTATTCAAACGGAGGCTGGATACCGCTTGAAATTGAATAG
- a CDS encoding 4Fe-4S dicluster domain-containing protein, translated as MAKVRNWQLGREMDYPYEENRPGRQVSMLFDLNKCIACQSCTMACKTTWTAGKGQETIFWNNVESKPYGFYPLAWDVKVLALLGEQAQPWSGNKYNGTTIFEDLGMNQRIKGYLPDEMDYAHPNLGEDECLKILDGEGDYIKGPTHKNWGFFFPRICNHCTFPGCLAACPRKAIYKRQEDGIVLIDASRCRGYRECVAACPYKKSFYNDTTRTGEKCISCYPKVEAGLMTQCVTQCIGKIRLFGFKSADYDKINSKQVRENNPIDFLVHVRKIALPIYPQFGTEPNNMYLPPVHVNPDFLSQVFGPGVENSIKQYRNAGKDKELLAALLLFGTTERICDTFKLEGNETVGYDPQGKEIIRVPLTEPVYIRQVKNLKTGAFLTNNS; from the coding sequence ATGGCAAAAGTTAGAAATTGGCAGCTGGGCAGGGAAATGGATTACCCCTACGAAGAAAACAGGCCAGGTCGGCAAGTATCGATGCTGTTCGACCTGAATAAATGTATCGCCTGTCAGTCGTGTACCATGGCGTGCAAAACGACCTGGACGGCCGGTAAAGGCCAGGAAACCATCTTCTGGAATAACGTGGAATCGAAGCCTTATGGATTCTATCCGCTGGCCTGGGATGTGAAGGTTCTGGCCCTGCTGGGAGAACAGGCGCAACCGTGGTCGGGTAACAAGTACAACGGCACGACGATCTTTGAAGACCTGGGCATGAACCAGCGGATCAAGGGCTATCTGCCGGATGAAATGGACTATGCGCATCCGAACCTGGGTGAAGATGAGTGTCTTAAGATCCTGGATGGCGAAGGGGACTATATCAAGGGCCCGACGCATAAGAACTGGGGTTTTTTCTTCCCGCGGATATGTAACCACTGTACCTTCCCTGGCTGCCTGGCGGCGTGCCCGAGAAAGGCGATCTACAAGCGTCAGGAAGACGGGATCGTGTTGATTGATGCGTCCCGCTGCCGCGGATACAGAGAATGTGTTGCAGCCTGCCCGTACAAGAAGTCGTTTTACAACGACACCACCCGGACCGGTGAAAAGTGCATCTCGTGCTATCCGAAAGTAGAAGCGGGATTGATGACGCAATGCGTGACGCAATGCATCGGAAAGATCCGTCTGTTTGGCTTCAAGTCAGCCGATTACGATAAGATCAACAGCAAGCAAGTGCGGGAAAACAACCCGATCGACTTCCTGGTGCACGTGCGGAAGATTGCACTGCCGATCTATCCACAGTTTGGTACTGAGCCGAACAACATGTACCTGCCGCCTGTTCATGTTAACCCTGATTTCCTGTCCCAGGTATTTGGCCCCGGCGTTGAGAACTCCATCAAGCAATACCGGAATGCTGGCAAGGACAAGGAGCTTCTGGCCGCGTTGTTACTCTTTGGAACGACTGAACGGATCTGCGACACGTTCAAGCTTGAGGGTAATGAGACGGTTGGTTATGATCCACAAGGCAAAGAAATTATCCGGGTTCCGTTGACTGAGCCTGTCTACATCAGGCAGGTCAAGAACTTGAAGACCGGCGCATTTCTTACCAATAACTCATAA
- a CDS encoding TorD/DmsD family molecular chaperone, which translates to MLTTKSETELALARADVYRFLSMAFVYPDKDRLATLHELAADLDSSINLLPYDMKEEYQAFTSLIETVDVTALQPDFTEMFLTRMFCPSSETTYGKNSFNQPNILGDISGFYKAFGFVMKDDAGVSFDQITVELEFMSFLELKIAYALDQAMEENIDICLSAERRFLEQHIGKWTGVFGENLAARANEAYYRNLGLLLSKFMGSELKFFGIEVDSRIKELPKSDYEGPVDCPQQTGNEMDEPLPLH; encoded by the coding sequence ATGTTAACGACGAAATCGGAAACAGAGTTGGCCCTCGCGAGGGCAGATGTTTACAGGTTTTTATCAATGGCCTTTGTCTATCCAGACAAAGATAGACTCGCCACTTTGCACGAACTTGCCGCCGATCTGGATAGTTCAATCAACCTGCTTCCTTATGATATGAAGGAAGAGTACCAGGCCTTTACCAGTCTGATCGAGACCGTCGACGTGACCGCGCTCCAGCCGGATTTTACCGAAATGTTTTTAACCCGTATGTTTTGCCCGTCGAGTGAAACCACCTATGGGAAAAACAGCTTCAATCAGCCGAATATTCTGGGCGACATCAGTGGCTTCTATAAAGCCTTTGGTTTTGTGATGAAAGACGATGCCGGGGTTTCATTTGATCAGATCACCGTCGAGCTTGAGTTCATGAGCTTTCTGGAATTGAAGATCGCCTATGCCCTGGACCAGGCGATGGAAGAAAATATCGATATCTGCCTGTCTGCGGAAAGACGGTTTCTTGAGCAGCATATCGGGAAATGGACCGGCGTGTTCGGTGAAAATCTGGCGGCGAGAGCGAATGAAGCCTATTACCGGAACCTGGGTCTGTTGTTATCAAAGTTCATGGGTTCGGAACTCAAGTTCTTTGGCATTGAAGTAGACAGCCGAATAAAAGAATTGCCCAAATCTGATTATGAGGGACCGGTGGATTGTCCTCAACAGACCGGTAACGAAATGGATGAGCCGTTGCCGCTGCATTAG